The region GATGCTGTCCAGGCGGCTGAAGGCAGACTGGGACCAGATGCAGAAGCGGCCAACATGTCCCCCTGGTGCCATCTTCAGCAGGTTCAATCGATCCACACTGATCAGGGTGATGCCTGTCAAGACACAGGGTTCCCACATACACGTGAATGTAGTGTTTGACTTGATTTATGTGATCAGAGTGAGTTTAttatttcagttaaaaaaaaatgtaaccaaaataaacaacaacaaaagggttcccACATACACATGAATATAGTGTTTGACTTGATTTGTGTGACCAGACAGAGTTTATTATTTCAGTTTAAAAAATGTaactaaaataaacaacaacaaaaaacactggggAACAATGCTTTGCAGAACATACAAGCTATCTGACTTAATTTATATGATCAGACAGACTTTCTTATTTCAGTGTAAAaatgtaacaaacacacacacacaaaaacaacagaacatgGCTTTGCAGAATACACAACCTGAGTGAAACTTAAATCCGGTCTGGGCTGCAATGTTTGATATTGTATGCTTCTATGAGTATAATGAATGTATATAATGAATGAAAATGTAAAGAATAGTATAACTGAAATTCCATACCTTTTTGTACACCTTTTCCAGTCCTGACTGAAAATTTTCCATTCGAAAATACCCAAACTGACACGCATTCATCTGTTACACCACTGAAGAAAGAGGTCACCAGATGTCCTGATGTTCAATTGCCATCACTTTTTGTTGTTTAGATtgattgggtttggttttttttaattcatcaggCTCATTCTTGAATGGTACTTGTAAAGGGTTTTattaaaattccaagacttttccagatccGGAAGAGCAAAACACatttttcaaagacttttccagcccttgaAATAGTTCTCATTTTCCCAGAGACTTCCATATGTATTCCTTGACTGTTCGAACCCTGAAAATTTTTTGTTCTCTTCCAGTTGTCCTGACTCACCAGGAATATTCCGGAAAGCTCTGGAAATCCCATTGTCTTCGTTGTAAATCACAAGGGGACCTCGGCGCTGGATACGGCGCCTGTTCCTCATTTTGCCTTTTCCAGCACGGAAGCGCTTGCTGGCATACACCTTTAAGTAAACATAAAACAGACAAATTATCAGAGTGCAGTTTGGGAATAGCATTCACAGATAGGAATAGTGGAAactagaaaatatatatataaaagaaagcaTATTTCTCTTAAAAGGACTGGCTGATAGGAAAAGGGGtaactaaaatatatatatatatgtaaaagaaAGCATGATTCTCTTAAAAGGACTCTGCCAGCTGTTCTTGGCCATTTCAGAGCATCTGTTTCAGAGATAGCTCAACTGAATCTTTGACAGTCTATgtaaattttgtttctttttctgttacatAGTCCATTATGAGGCACCACTGGGCGTTCATAACTGAAGTGCAAATTTTAATGTTTGATCCTCAGATTTATAAGGCCACAATGTTCTTCATATTGCTTTTGTTTGAATTAccactaaccccaccccaccacagaaTTTTGATATTGGGGTCAACATGATCCTCAGTTGTAactgtaaataatcaacactgatGTCTCTTGTCCTTGGATCTTTGCCACTCTAAATGTCACAGTTTAGTTCACATAAACTTAATAATTCATCACTCAACACTTGACAATGTGATGTTTTGTCCTGGGAACTATGCTGTTCAAAATATGACAGTTTATTTTACATAAACCTAATAATTCATCACTCAACACTACACAAAAGCGATGTTTCTTGTCCTTGGAACCATGCTGCTCTACCTGTCACAATTCCTTTCACATAAACTTGATAATTCAACACTGGAAAAAGCTcataaaacttttaaaaaaaaattaaaaaaaagatctacATGCCAATCACCACAAATCACCACAAAGGAAGTGTGCTATAGACTGCAATTCCTGAGAACAACTTTGCTCGAACTTGCTAAACAAACTAAACGTTAGGCATGCATACGTATAACTTTGTGTACAaagtgaagggtggggtgggggaaatgcTATGCCAGGCTTGCATTTCATGTGTAATTTTGTGAAACTCCGTTCAGATTTTGTTTTATCGTACGCATTTCTACAATGAGttcgtattttgttgttgtttttttaacgaataaaaatgttttaaaaaattcttttttcttttaaaaaggcTCAGCAAACTCACTCCCCTATCCTTAAGTGTCAGCCCAACAGTCAGACCCACCTTCTGAATGTCCTGCCAGGCCTGAAGCCTCATGAGCAGAGCCACAGCTTCTTTGGTCTTCTTCAGCTCCTCCATCTTGTCAGACACGACCAACGGCACCTCAGGCAGACCCTCAATGCGGTGACCTTCAgtgaaaaaaatcagaaaaaaagttaTCCTGACTCTTGAACGTAACACTCGTAGCTTTCTATGATGAGTGTATATTAAACAACCAAAAGTAAaactaacaataataaaataaatcaagtCTCAGTAAAATGAAATGCTGCTATTTGTCGAGTAATCAACACATATGTACCTCCATCTACAAACACACTGTAGTTCCCTCCATTTCCCTTGTGCTGCATGCAGGACCTATATAAATCTACAGCAATGTCTGGGAAATAAGTTAATTCTCTTTTCCCACTTACATCTCCATCTGAGAGCCAGAGACTAACAAAACCATTTCCCTCATTTTCAGATACTGAATTCCATTTCTCAGTCTGAGCTGCTGAAAAGACCAAGACAGAACTGATGGCTGTAATGAAATTTGTCATACAGACTTTACTCACCACCAACTAAGCAGAAAATTAACAAAATCAATACAAACACTGAAAAAGTCAAATGTGGACGAGTAAGTCCTACAAACTGGTAATTGTAGACATTCTGTGAAAATATTTATTTTCACTTTtgaatgttttcttttattgttttaaaaagtTAGGAGAGGAGTTAAAGGGAGAATGGTcagtttggggggtaggggtgggaaacAAGGCAGACCCACAATACCTTTCGACATGATCAGAGCAGGCACACCAGTGGCTGCGATAGCAGAGCACATCGCATATCGTCGCTGGTTCACGTTGATTCTGCGGTGCCAGCGACGCCACGTTTTGGTTGGCGCAAACATGCGGCCAGCTCGGCACATGTTGCCAAAGGCTGCCTGACCGCTGCGGTGAGTGCCTCCTCCTTTCACACGGGGAATGCGCGCAACGGCACGGCCCGTGCCCCATGACTCCCCTGATGTCTGGTGACctgaacaccaacacaaacatgaAATGTACGGCTTTCTTTCCCTTCCAACTTTCTGTTATGTAATAAACAACTCTGTtacatataaataaatatttgTTTATATTCTATTTTTCATATATTACACTAGTTTCTGtcacataatcatgataatagacAGCTTTCTGTTGCATATCATAAAATAGCAAAGCACAAAAATTATCCAATGATTTTGCCACAACATGATTTTTTCCAGCATGAAAACTAAATATTCTTCTTCCCACCTATTCTGATGATGCATATAAATTATAGTAAATTTCAATTTTAAGATGAGTGAACTGTAATGCACCAGatcatgtatgtgtacacaataCTTAAATGTGATGGCTCTGTGTATGATTATGCATTATTGACTTATGTCTGACCGAATGGATTTTGTCCAGAAC is a window of Babylonia areolata isolate BAREFJ2019XMU chromosome 5, ASM4173473v1, whole genome shotgun sequence DNA encoding:
- the LOC143281988 gene encoding large ribosomal subunit protein uL4-like, translated to MASAAARPLISVYSVKGETTDNNVALPAVFCAPIRPDIVNFVHFEMKKNGRQPYAVSAKAGHQTSGESWGTGRAVARIPRVKGGGTHRSGQAAFGNMCRAGRMFAPTKTWRRWHRRINVNQRRYAMCSAIAATGVPALIMSKGHRIEGLPEVPLVVSDKMEELKKTKEAVALLMRLQAWQDIQKVYASKRFRAGKGKMRNRRRIQRRGPLVIYNEDNGISRAFRNIPGITLISVDRLNLLKMAPGGHVGRFCIWSQSAFSRLDSIYGTWRQASQTKSGYNLPSLKMTQTDLTKLLKSQEIQAALRAPKKEVTRRILKKNPLKNKRVMIRLNPYAKTAAKAARAVEQSRLRKKEELLNKKRGIKTPLPAAPKGKASAKKAAQRAKGGRSKK